ctctaccttgattagagtcttttcagctatacaaaaggattctagctttaccagaactgccaagactgaaattctcaacaagatagccaatataaggaaaacttggagggagcccaatgctttacccaggactttactcattcaagaaagggaaatgaaaattcacaaatcacctcattggttgatggaatttagagatgataaaggagtcagaagatttttcagacttgaagaccaactcaagattgccagcaatgaaactctcaaagaaatgcaatctaagttggatgtcagtgttgaagatgaagctgaattcttcagacaactccaactccaaattgaggaaaatgacaaaaggctaggaaagaaaaccagggaacaaagaagaaaaagatgatttgctcagactaaaggagtgtccttggaaacactgtaaatcttcaattacctcctagtacatacacttttgcagcatttttaaatttctacttagtttcaattcatatatctgttaagtgttttgttatcatcaagttaaccctgaatttatgcctacaattcttatagacataaatagggggagattgttaggaatgtatgtgcattagtttgatgatatgtttaacaaaatacttaagtagaaatttagtgtctgtagcctcaacggataagaccactttggctatccgttgatggtgtagctttacttagaaataagtctagtgttgtagcatatttcagtctctgtatttaaaatgtaattcttggaagttgagagaaactatgagtcatgttgactactagatgatatgcagataggaaggccaattgtaaatacttcatgccttgtaattttgtataagtgaagtggtatcaacggatgacttaaagaccttcaacggatgagaagctaagcttcaacggatgtctctaaagcttcaacggataaagtcatcaacggataacatccttcaacggatgagtgcatcaacggatgaaagtttcaacggataacatccttcaacggatgagtgcatcaacggatgaaagcttcaacggatgttctgatgattagccgttgataaggggtagttgtacctacaaacagaggcacatgggttgatagagacaactgagatgtggtagccgaatttcaggaacaacagaaaaagcagccgttcttctttagtacaaagatgcaatagtcaacaaagtactggagtgaacaggaaaagaagcaagtgaagatcttattttattactgtattttatattgttcttcacttgtacacttggtaatatataaaccaaggagaagctagtaattaggtgtgagattttccagagctgtttagaaaaatattgagagaaaattcatctagtttgtactaggatgcagctgtgatcaacattgtttaatcacagattttctaaaataccatctctggtggaacaacaaatccaccagaaaagtttttaaggtctgttgtgttctttacatttgtgcttgaatatatatctgtctgtattagcttaaagcaattcacacacttgttcttcttgaacacacaactttcataaactgctcaaaacttgaaaaagttttgagatttacattcaacccccccttctgtaaatctcattgttagtccactaggaataacaaagTTGTTATCATATAATTTGCATATGCATTAGTTATTGCATAATATATGCATACAATGCAAGGATAATCTTTCCACAATCACGGGAGcgaaaaaaataaaatttcccaCTTATGCAAAAGAATTCCAAGGTAAAGAATGAATATCATATTCTTGTAGGAAGCTAAAAATTTATTCCTATGAAATTCCTACATAAGAAGAATCAATAAACATAAACATATAATAAAGTTGAAAcctttatttaaaaaaaaaaacaaaaaatagtaaaattttaACTATAACAAATTACCTGCTACTTTAACAATTTTAAGAAAGTTTTGTTTTGAACCCCAGGCAAATCAGTTAAGTCACAGAAATCATAACAACAGTACCCCCTTTACGTACACACTAGATATAAATAAGATACATATGAATTACGGGTTTAATTAAATATGAGTGGATGTAAACATAAAAACTTTAAGGAAAGGGAAGAATTAATGAGTAAGAAACAGAGGCCCATTTGTGTCTAAAAGAAGATAAATTAGCCTTGAAATTGATGAACTACTAGTGCTTTTTCTATTTTGCTTCAATAAAAGAACCCTGCAGCTTTTGTGAGCTTATGTTATATATGCATGCGAGTATCTAGATATCAACTCCATAAACATGAAAAGATTCCTAACATTAATCCAGATGCAAATAAAAATGTATAAGGTCTAAGAACAAATTAGCAAGCAACACTTACAAACTTACAGCATATCGATTTTTTAAAATCTTTACTATCTACAAGAAGGGTTCAAAAACCCTTACCGTCTTATGAGCGTTTTTAATAAACTCCCCATTCATAAACCCTAATTCAATACTCAATTCGATTGCAATGCATAAAGCCAATGAAAGACCCGACTGAGGGTTAAAGACCCGACCGAGAGTAGAAAACCTAATAAGAGTGAAGACCTCGTTATGAAAAAAGAGATCAATTAATTAATTGTCATCATTGGGTAAAGAAGAGAGtgaagagagtgagagagggtTGCTGTGTTCCAAAAACTTTTTTtggagagaaaagaaaagaaatgtaaaAAATATATTTCTTCAGCTTGTTCCCGAACAACTTTTAtgaaagaaaggaaaagaaagttacaGATTTGGAAAgaagttttctttatttttgtctCCAAAATCTTCTTCCCACTTTTGGAAAGattaggaaagaaaagaaaatcggttattttctatttttttcttttctaattGTAGCTctacaattatattatatggCCATCGGGTAAATGATCATTTGGTTTTGATCAATATTTGATCGGATCAACTTTTAGTTAGTTATAAGTATACTAGTTTACTAAACCGCGCTTCGTAACGGCCTTTTGAAATACTGTTACGATTTTTTCTTTCTTGTATTTCTTATCCGATCGTTGTTATTatgaaattatgaataataaataaatataataaattgAAAATTTGAAAAAGTCGTTCTCTCGTTAAACATGTTTATTTCAATGAGTCGCTCTCTCGGTACTCATAAATATAATAtcataaaaattatattatttattagtcaataattaatttaatattttttatatttaataatattaaatttgagaaaattacaaaaatatacaTGAGAGGCGACACATCACTGTCATCGTCTTCTCCTTTACTATAACatatataatatgtaatataattatataacgattttaaaaaaaatattgagaaaaaatatttatagatacttgtctttgtaatatttcataggctaaaaattaaaagaaaaatttcTGGAAAATATAATCTAGGAAGGTGATTTTAAGGAAAAGGGGAGAAATGATATTAaaatgaaattttgaaaaattatgaaattggtaagttgatttaaatagaaagcagaagttttaggagaatattatgatgacaaagttaatttttaaaaatcttaatgGAAGATGTTGTATAAAATTTAGGAGAATATTATGAATGATGATAAATTTTTATAGATATTCGTCTTTGTAATATTTCATTGGCTAAAAAAAATATAGTAAGTTGATGTTAGGAGAAAGAGGAGAAATTGTAATAAAAATGAAATTTATGAGAATATCAAGATGTTAAGTTGATTTAAATAAAAAGTAGAAGTTTTAGAAGAATATAATTGTAagttgattttaaaaatattaaatggAAGATTTTATAGAAATTTTAGGAAAATTTTACGAACGATTGTAATATATTTAGGAGAATATATGGTAATTGtagtttttgatatttattaactcAAAACATTGAGAAAATAAGAAAAGTAGAATGAGTCGATTTGAAGTGTGACACCTAAACGCATTTGTCTTCTACTTTATATAATTATATTGATTGGATGTAGTTAAACTGGATTCGGTTTGggttttatttaaaaataaaattggaTAAATTTCAAATAAATGTTGGATTGAATTTAACTCAGAACTTTTCAATTCATTACTCGTTCATTTTTTTTAATCATTAAACTTTTCCCACTATTCAAGATGAGTCTCATTTGAGTATACggttttaaatttaataaaaatgtgTTTAAAGCAAAAACAAAtgttaaaaacaaaaaaaaatattatttcaacaATTAAAGCAAAGTATTACAACCATTAAAATGAACATTACAATAAAAGAAAATAGTACTTCAACAATTAAACTAAGGTATTACAGCTCTTTATCAATATCTCATTATGAaaaaatagcaaaaatatttGTTGCATCACACTAAGAGTAGCACTTAGGGCTCGTTTGATAACAGCTGAATGAGAATTTTTATGGGCCTCGTCCAGAATGGGCCTCATTCAGAATGTTTGTTTACTTTTTATTTAGGTTACTCACTCTGGACGAAACACAAAATACAGTTGGACGACAGATCTTTATCTTTCTCGCTCAATCGTCCAGAAATCACTCCAATTCACGTAACTGCTACTATCGCATACACAATTTTCGCGGGATTTTTAGGGTTATTTGGTGCCTGTTCTTATCGCTTATCTTATTTATCTATTTAAGGGGCTATCTACTCTCTTCTTTTCATATTCTCTACTTTCATCAGGTAGGCTTCTCCTCCTATAAAGTTAATGTTAATTGATTATACTCGTATTGCTTTCTACTTGTGTATGTGTGTGTCTTTGTATATCTGttgttttttattttaattgGTTATGTGTTGTGCTTTATCTTGCTAGTAATTGTTTATGCACTGTGTTTGTTCTGTCGGTCTTCTACAACACAGACATATGAATTATGTGCCCTCGAGCAAAATTTGTGCTCGATTTTGGAATTTCTGTACCCAATTCATCACTCTTGTTTAAACACACCCTAGTGAGTTTTCCTCGGATCAGTTTCAACCTGAAAGTATGAATAGAGATTTATTATGCTTTCAATTGATTTGTTAACTTTTGGTGGTGATGAAAACAACTTGCTCATGGTTGCAGCACTTCTTTAGCTCCCAATTTGGCATTTATCTATTTATGTCCACACTTGTTCTATATGATTGCAAGAAATTTAGTGAATATGTTAAAGTTGAAAACGGCTAAACTGATGCAGGAACAATTGCTCAGAAAATAAGAAATAATTAATTTTTGGTAGCTGAGATATAGATAGAGAAAGTAAATGTCATCTAAGTATGGAGATATAAATACTTCCTGATACTGAGTATGAAGTGGAAGAGAGGAGATTCTTTTGTAACAAAAGAAAATGTTCATCAAAGGTTAGGCCCTCAAACTTGGCTAACTTGAGTTAGGTTAACCACGAGAATTAATTTGTTCAATGTAAATACTGAATTTGGAAAAATAACTAATCTATATTTTTACAGATATATTGTACATTCACTCGTCTCTCTGGATTATTTAAGCATAGTCTTTAATTGTTTATAAGACATTTTGGTACTGTAGTTCACTGTCACTGGTATTGTATCTGAAAAAGTGGCCGACTCCAGTGATTTTAACCCCCAAGAAAAGTAAAGTAAAACAAGTAGAAGAAATTGTAAAAGCAACTGAAATTGTGAATGATACATGTTCCTGGTCAGACTTGTAAGATCATCAAAATTAATCTATAAGTATGACACATTGACACCCCTCACATGGTCCAGGCAGTAAAGAAATTGATAGACAAATTTTAATGCAAAACATTCGGTGTCAAGTGTTTATAAATAGATTATATGGAAACTCACATGATAATAGTTTAGTAGTTTAATCACCTATAGTCATTTACCCCTGCAAAGAGAAACTTATAACTTTATGAatcatatattattatattatttaatttttaactCAATCTGGTTTGTAGGTATGGACAAAGCTAGTGAAACCCAAACTCAAGTTAGTGAGAGTCAAAGTCAAGGTAGCGAAactcaaaaaaagaaaaaagtatTGTGGAGGTGTGAACTTATAACTAAAACATTTCTGGAAGCATGCATTGAGGAAGTTATAGCTAGTGGCAGGCTAGGTAGTAACCTTAAGCCGCATTCATGGATAAAAGTGGGAGAAATTCTTAAGAAAACTCACAACTTTGAGGTTGACGCTAGACAGATGAGAAACCGATATGATTACCTAAGATCCCGATATGTTGCTTGGTGTCGACTCAAATCCAAAACTGGGAATCATTATGATCCGACAACTAATACATTCAACTTCTCAGAAGAAGAATGTGATCAACTTAAAAAGGTGACTTTTTAATTCATATTCGATCAAATTAAAAACCACATCATAAATGAAATTTACTTTATTTTGTTGTCCACAGGGAAATAAGATCGTGGACACATTAAAAACCACACCTTTGAGCTATCCTGAACTTTGCTCAACTTTATGATGGAACTGCTGCCACAAGAGTTAGTGGATGGGGGCCTAGCTCTAAGAAGAACAGGACTATTGATCTAAATGATGATATAGAGATTCCAATAATCGAAGAAAGTCAGTCAAATACTCCGAATCCAATTGTCCACGAAAATCCAAAGAAAAAAGCTAAAATATCACCAAAACTTGCAAAAACTACAAAGTTTGAAGATGAGATGACCAATGCACTAAAATTGATGGTTCAGACCAATAGTGGACCATCACTTAAAGAATGTAAAGAGAAATTGAATAGTCTTGGCTGGGGAGCAACAAATCCCTTGCATCGAAAGGCTCTTGGGATTTTTTGTGAGAGTGCAAAGATAGAGAACAATGGATGCTTCTTGATGCAGAGGAGAATGAGCATTGGGTTAAAATGGTTTCAACTAAATTAGGATTTGATATTTAGTTTTTCATCTAGTTCTATTCATTTCCTACTTTTTTAAAGTTTCGTATTTGATTTGGCTTAGGACTTGATCTTTCTTCAGCTTTGTTGAACTTAGAAATAGGTTTGGTTTCAAATTTTGTCCTTTTCAATTATAATGCATATTTAATGGTTTTACTAACGCTTTTTTAGTTGTTATGATTTTTTATTAGTTTCTTTCTATCTGTTTATAATGTGAAAGTACTTTACAGGGTGATAATGGAAATTCAGGATCAGTTACTATGCTTGATGATTATGTATTGTTATCTGAGAAAACTTTGTCCAAAAAATGTGCCAAGAATAAGAGATAATAATTCAGCATTGCCCGGATTTGCTTATACATTAGAGTTGTTGGAAGGTTCCAACACTCAATGTCAAGAAATGATGCGTCTTTCTCGTGTTGCATATATTCAACTTTGTAAACACTTTAAACAACGTGGTTGGCTGGAAGATAGTCGATATTCAACAGTTGAAGAAAAAATGGCTATATTTTTATATGTTATAAGCCATAACGATCGTTTTATAAAGGTGAAACGTAGGTTCCAGCATTCTACACAAATAATACACAAATATTTGTTATGAGGTCTTGGATGGGATGATGGAGTTTGCAAAAGAAATGATAGTTCCTACAACATCTAATCAAAACTCAAATATTTCAAGGAGACACAAAGAGCAGCTAAAAATATTTCCTGTAAGTAATTACATTTTTTTGCAGTCTAATTTCTTATTAATTAACATGTCGATGTAATACTAACACTCTTTAATATgttttcatatttttttattattggGCTACAGGGAGCAATTGGTGTACTTGATGGTACACTTGTTCATGCTGTTATTCCAGTTGGCCAACAAGCTCGATATAGAGGACGAGGAAGAGGCGAGTGTTACCAAAATGTTTTAGGTATATGtgattttaatttgatatttACATTTGTCTGGGCTGGATGGGAGGGAGTAGCACATGATTCAAGAATATTGACAGAGGTCGCCCTCGATCCTGATTCCGGATTTCCGGTTCCTCCATCAAGTATGTATCTCTTACTATTTTTAAACGAGAATACTTTAATAGGGTAAAGTAAAGaataatttttctaattttgTATTGCAGATAAATATTATCTTTGTGATGCAGCATATACGAACACCAGTGGTTATTTAACCCCGTACCGTAACACAAGATATTGGTTAGCAGATTTTGATCGTCAACGTGCCTTAACTAAGGAGGAAAAATTTAATCATGCCCATGCAAAATTAAGAAATGTTATCGAGCGTGCTTATGGTGtgctaaaagcaagattttcaatCTTGAAACAGATGGCTCCATATTCATTTTCTACGCAACGAGATATTGTGATTGCTTGTATTGTTGTTCATAATTTCATAAGAAAAAAGAAATTAGCAGATGAATTATTTGATTGTTGCGATCAAACCAGTGATGGAGAAGAAAATGACGAAGATTTGGAGGGACCAATAAATGAAACACAATGGGAATCTCAAGCCACTCAATACATGAATGATCTTCGAGATCATATTGCTTTGAATTTGTGAAAGTATtcttaataattttataattctcTATTGATTGTGTTTTGTAATAAAATTTATTAATGACATAAACATTCTCTTCTATTATTATTATCAAAAATATCTTGCTAAAATAATTGTTAAACAAAATTATACAAATAGCAAGTTAATATAGAAAATTATCATCATCCAGATAATTTAGAAATTTTTTTAACAAACAGCATCATCCGTTCAGATTTTCTTATTATCTCTTCATCCAGATCATCCAGAAATTTCTGTCGTTCAGAAAATGTCattcagatttaacaaatgacCCCTTAGCCAAGATGAGCTACTTAGCCTTTGGTTAATAATCTTATCACCGTCCTCCATCCCAACctataaaatatataacaaaaTAAATTGAATAAGATACAATTAGGTGGATATGATAATGTAATTAACTTTTTTTAGATAAATTTGATGGATAAAGAATTTTGTGAAAGTCAACCAATTATGCACATTACCTAATTATGTACATTATATACGTGATGTGAATTtgtattaaatatatatttgaaatATGTAACAACcgattttttaacaaaaaattatatttaggacaatttaaaaaattatgaaaactcAGAAAAGTTTTTTTGATATAGGTGAAACAATAATAAATTGACAATGATTACCTGGCTAAGAGTTTGTTCAAGGTGGAGTCGATATCCATCAAACTTGAATGCAACAGAATTAACTCCATTGCCTGATGTCATTAGTTTAAGCAGCTTCACATTGagtttaattttaaaaataatgatCTGAAAAAACAAAAATCAATACTGGTCACAAGCCTTGGCAAAAACAAAACATATATAAAGCAAAGGATAACAATTAAAAAAAAAGAGGTACATAAGCTTGTAATATGTAATTACCTCAGTTTCGGCTTCCCCAATGTTGCACATGATAGTCCATATAACTCCCgggaggactactcctaggccttcaactccatacagctcctgggaggactactcctaagctccCAACTCCATAGGACTCCTGGGAGGgctactcctaagctcctaactccatacagctcctggaaTGTCTGCTCCTAAGttcctaactccatacagctcctgggaggactactcctaagctcctaactccatagGACTCCTTGGAGGgctactcctaagctcctaactccatacagctcctgggaggcctactcctaggctcctaactcCATGCAGCTCATTGAAGGAATAGTCCCGCACATTACCACTCCTGACTAGCTCAGTCCCGCAAGCAGAACCTGGATAAACCCCAGCACATGAGGCGTTGGCCCAATCATGTgacggggacaactgtcacacatcaatcatgggaataatcagggcacgtgtcagaggatcctcacAACACTCCTCGACCGGTCCCGCGCTGACatgtgtaaagcatccactcccaccaggtgtcctccgctcccagaaccgatggctacgattcaaaggtaccaaccccaaaaccctacccttgggttataaatagcccaagaaggtgaggttttaGGGTTAATAATTCTTtcacactcacacacacacagcCACCCTGCATTCATAtttatcttcatcttcccaaaaagctgGTTCTTACTCTcacatcttcatcttcccaaaaagctggttcttactctcacgccggaggcgccgcggaactccaaccccccttccgaTGTTGTTTTAtaggaacccaaccacagctacacctctacagcggcgaaggatccaggacaccatcgaaggagcagccccgccaccaggagttatcatttggcgctagaaggaggggccgctccatccttgggtctcggtgcccctagATTCGTCTTCATCAACAAACTCTTCAAAGAGTCCATTTATTCAAACTTGTAAGAATCCAAGCAACCCACCTTTTCCATAAgcatgaatgttgtttatttcggccacgtttgtgtgagtccgttttgttgatttaagccacgtttgtgtgagctatCGTTAGTTTTAATCGTTATTGCTCTATTTGGGATATGGCGTTTGCGTTGTACTTCATCGTTGAATAGTGACATATAATTGCTTGAGCTGCTCCCAGGAAGCTATTTGTTAGTTTTTCTTGTTATTCTGGGTAGTTTTTGCAAATTTCATAAAGCAACCATAGGCCGATATTCTCTGTGGCATATTGCTGTTATTTGTTGTTGGTATTATTGAGAAATGGCAAGGCTAGGAAAGAATACCTATGGAAGACCATCTGCTAGTGCTCAGGTCCACgagccggaccactcccaggcccttgacccaggagccgagagagaaacgttccaggagcaaccactacACGATCCCGTAGTGGAGAGAATTGTAAACACCAGGGATGCCAGGACcctcatagagctcaatcagtacaagtacaccaatgtccCGGTAGCCGAGGAGCACATGGCCAACCTTACAAGCGATGAACTAGCAGAAGCAATCAGACTGTACAGGCAGGAGCAGACCCGGCTCCAAGAAGAGGCAGAACTAGACGAGGAGCCGgaggagtccggggactcccagCAATCAAAAAGGTCGGTGTTCGACCGCATTGGAGCCAAAggaaagaaaagcaaaaaagatcaaaacaagaaagaagcagaagctgcTAAACAGAGGAAGTTGGAAGAAGTCCGggagcaaatcaggaaagaagaggaagcaaagctcgagctaaagatccaaaagaGAATGCAATTAGAAGAAGAGAAGCTGTTGGCCAAGTCTAGGAGCAAAAGAACTCGGAGAGACCCTACTCCAgagctgatttctgatgatgaagaagaagagaagcagAAGGACCTAAAAGACATGATCTATGAATTACAGAGGAAGATGGACAAAGACTCAGGAGTGGAGATTGGAGAAACACTCACTCCTTTCAGCCACTCCCTAGAAGCTATCCCCCGGCAACGGAACTTGaaacattacaactttgactcctTTGATGGTCTGGGAGACCCGGAGGAGCACCTGAACTACTTCGACCAGATAGCGCATATATACTACTACAATGACTTAACAAAATCAAGGTTCTTCGCTTCAACCcttaagggaggggcccagagatggttcagcagaatcccctCCCGCAGCATCCACTCTTGGAAGGAATTTCGAGCCTCTTTCCTTAGGAGATTTCGGGCGAACAAAACGcacgaaatgcacatgtgtcacctggagacGATCCGGCAGCACGACAATGAGTCCCTCTCTGTATACATGCGccggttccaggaagcaatcaataaagtttcAAATCTGGATGAGAGGGAAGCTTTAAGTATTTTTAGAAGAAACCTGGACCCAGAGCACAACGAAAGGTATATTGTGGAGCTAATCAATAAGGAGCCTCAAAGTCTGGCAGTAGCTTATTCCATGGCTGCCAGATTCATTAAGGAAACAGATGTGCTCCAGGCAATGAGAATGACCCGGAATGGGGGGTCCAGGAGTAAAAacactgatgaccgaccgaaagggggttatCATCAGGATAAGAAATTCAAGCAAAGCAACCAAAGCCAAGAAAGACAAGCAAGCCCGGTTTTCCAAAGACTTGGTCCTAAGCAGGAGTCGAACAGCGACGAAGGACCCGTGAAGCAAGCTCGGGAGCCGAAGCAGGAGCcggactggactcctctcaacatgaccCGGGAGGAAATCTTGAAAGAAGTCAAAGACAAGCCTTTCTATTATCCTCCGAAGCCAATGCAAACTCCTCTGGAGAGCAGACCCTACAATAGGCAATGTGATTATCACGAGACCCATGGCCACAAAACCGAGAATtgcttatcactcaagtacttcattgaAGACCAAGTGAAGAAGGGGAATATGAATAAATACTTAGTTCGGGACCACAGCAGAGGGGAAGCGCAGAAGAAAGGTAAGAATGTAGTCAATGTGGTCCTAGGAGGATCCTACTCCCCACCCCGGAGCCCGGACTTCGGCGAAGAAGTACTCTCAATCCAATCACTCCCAGACAtggtgatatccttcagcagcaaggactacAAAGGAGTCAACCCTCACCACAATGCAGCTTTGGTTATCACTCTAgacatctttgataatgaagtaagaagaatgctcatagacaatggcTCCTCAGTAAATATTCTCTCCAAGCACACAGTGGATAGAATGCAGTTAGGGAGCG
Above is a genomic segment from Apium graveolens cultivar Ventura unplaced genomic scaffold, ASM990537v1 ctg2518, whole genome shotgun sequence containing:
- the LOC141700569 gene encoding uncharacterized protein LOC141700569 gives rise to the protein MQLEEEKLLAKSRSKRTRRDPTPELISDDEEEEKQKDLKDMIYELQRKMDKDSGVEIGETLTPFSHSLEAIPRQRNLKHYNFDSFDGLGDPEEHLNYFDQIAHIYYYNDLTKSRFFASTLKGGAQRWFSRIPSRSIHSWKEFRASFLRRFRANKTHEMHMCHLETIRQHDNESLSVYMRRFQEAINKVSNLDEREALSIFRRNLDPEHNERYIVELINKEPQSLAVAYSMAARFIKETDVLQAMRMTRNGGSRSKNTDDRPKGGYHQDKKFKQSNQSQERQASPVFQRLGPKQESNSDEGPVKQAREPKQEPDWTPLNMTREEILKEVKDKPFYYPPKPMQTPLESRPYNRQCDYHETHGHKTENCLSLKYFIEDQVKKGNMNKYLVRDHSRGEAQKKGKNVVNVVLGGSYSPPRSPDFGEEVLSIQSLPDMVISFSSKDYKGVNPHHNAALVITLDIFDNEVRRMLIDNGSSVNILSKHTVDRMQLGSVRSNECREDPLYGFGHNLVPIQGTLYLPVIFRSAPNQVTHVYVINAPSSYNGIIGRSALTIMQA